A region of Pyxidicoccus parkwaysis DNA encodes the following proteins:
- a CDS encoding methyltransferase domain-containing protein, producing the protein MTYIMESADETLRLLRQEQADDARQLLLATGLREGARALDAGCGPGGISQTMAGIVGEQGHVTGLDLSDVRLSEAARRCAHLPQVDFVKGDIRHSGLPDAAFDYTWSQYVLEYLADRDAGLAELIRVTRPGGRVVVSEIDGQGLYNWPLPERLAEGARCFQRGLESQGFDLFVGRKLFHSFRKAGLRDVRVHLAPQYIIAGAASERFISDWETRFQALAPAVTPAFGSESAYQEFCQGYLHMLTDPDTLKYSVLLVTEGVRA; encoded by the coding sequence TTGACGTACATCATGGAGTCCGCGGACGAGACGCTCCGGCTGCTGCGGCAGGAGCAGGCGGATGACGCACGCCAATTGCTGCTGGCCACGGGGCTGCGCGAGGGAGCCCGGGCCCTGGATGCGGGGTGCGGCCCCGGGGGCATCTCCCAGACGATGGCCGGGATTGTCGGGGAGCAGGGCCACGTCACCGGGCTGGACCTCAGCGACGTGCGCCTGAGCGAGGCCGCCCGGCGCTGCGCCCACCTGCCGCAGGTGGACTTCGTCAAAGGCGACATCCGCCACTCCGGCCTGCCCGACGCGGCCTTCGACTACACCTGGAGCCAGTACGTCCTGGAATACCTGGCGGACCGCGACGCGGGGCTCGCGGAGCTCATCCGCGTCACCCGGCCGGGCGGGCGGGTGGTGGTGTCCGAGATTGACGGCCAGGGCCTGTACAACTGGCCCCTTCCGGAGCGGCTGGCCGAAGGGGCCCGGTGCTTCCAGCGCGGGCTGGAGTCCCAGGGCTTCGACCTGTTCGTCGGGCGCAAGCTCTTCCATTCCTTCCGGAAGGCCGGGCTTCGCGACGTGCGCGTGCATCTGGCGCCGCAGTACATCATCGCCGGCGCGGCCAGTGAGCGCTTCATCTCGGACTGGGAGACCCGCTTCCAGGCGCTGGCCCCGGCGGTGACGCCCGCCTTCGGTTCCGAATCCGCCTATCAGGAGTTCTGTCAGGGCTACCTGCACATGCTGACCGATCCAGATACGCTCAAGTATTCGGTGCTTCTGGTGACCGAGGGAGTTCGCGCTTGA
- a CDS encoding PilZ domain-containing protein, translated as MSVPTQDVLIVHPNAGRRAALAAVLGVHRVVTVESQSEATRRMESAAPTLIIAPPENARRFLRHVDRAAPEAVRVFVCSQTDRQGLEELVETAAEGHVFSTLDDSLTISEIGRRLTNLLQLRTSARVTPHAVLEAAFRLQGRDYTARCLDMGNFGAALRVPMAASLGAFLPGAMLEELSVTREGRRVLHTHRALVRHVQPVRLGTDPFLRVGLSWGGALEEASPLPLAVVRDPVSVLAALRKAVRRGSQVWMHFQDSPSLQFVLDAPVVDIVDGRSVLRGANVGASPVSPGDVLNLSFEVGGQSYTGVASVLRVAGDITLSVPRTLGMQNRRGLQRFRPGSEHRFLASFKAPFSGKTLTRSVLDLSAGGFSFSFDASCEVLPAGSQLDISMLLPDGSEAACRAEVRSVEGMGAEGGLESVLRPYRCGVRFLEVPPAVQHAVRSAFVSARSEHVVDGGRYPFRDIWKMMEQAHYNFHPDYPFGGEAGWMDALEDTHHKLCASGELGSSLVYGDRDGVQGHVAGLRIHSRTWLVQHLAVRPGFHRQDQIAHELSALAIEMGEVHEDIDFIRFSWREDNRWPSRLGTWLLRVMDSHGLSWLRHFHYMRLELADAPAVPGGLPPVREATDGDCERLESFLRERGDVVRVLAEDLQASQLRLEALSARYAAHGLHRKRYVYTVDGEGTSGPLAMALQEEGSPGINLIEKTNSFSYVVLQPDHPGADAAVRALIQRCVEHGRALGRSAAVAIAADEDVAALEAAGFRSLGRFSEWFFHRSMVRRWVELFRSIFERVQRVGAERARGHRMRGAA; from the coding sequence ATGAGTGTCCCCACTCAGGACGTGCTGATTGTGCATCCGAACGCCGGCCGCCGCGCCGCCCTGGCCGCGGTTCTTGGCGTCCACCGGGTCGTAACAGTGGAGTCCCAATCCGAGGCGACGCGGCGGATGGAGTCCGCCGCGCCAACGCTCATCATCGCGCCACCGGAAAACGCGCGGCGCTTCCTCCGGCACGTGGACCGCGCGGCCCCGGAGGCCGTCCGCGTCTTCGTCTGCTCGCAGACGGACCGGCAGGGGCTGGAGGAACTGGTGGAGACGGCCGCGGAGGGGCACGTCTTCAGCACGCTGGATGACAGCCTCACCATCTCCGAAATCGGCCGGCGTCTCACCAACCTCCTCCAGCTCCGCACGTCCGCGCGGGTGACGCCGCACGCCGTCCTGGAGGCGGCCTTCCGGCTCCAGGGACGCGACTACACCGCCCGCTGCCTGGACATGGGCAACTTCGGCGCCGCGCTGCGGGTGCCCATGGCCGCGTCGCTGGGCGCCTTCCTTCCCGGGGCCATGCTGGAGGAGCTGTCGGTGACGCGGGAGGGCCGCCGCGTGCTGCACACCCACCGCGCGCTCGTGCGGCACGTGCAGCCGGTGCGGCTGGGCACCGACCCCTTCCTGCGCGTGGGCCTGTCCTGGGGCGGCGCCCTGGAGGAGGCCTCCCCCCTGCCGCTGGCCGTGGTGAGGGACCCGGTGAGCGTGCTCGCCGCCCTGCGCAAGGCCGTGCGGCGCGGCTCCCAGGTCTGGATGCACTTCCAGGACTCCCCCTCGCTGCAGTTCGTCCTGGACGCGCCGGTGGTGGACATCGTGGACGGGCGCTCGGTGCTGCGCGGCGCCAACGTGGGCGCCTCCCCCGTCTCCCCCGGGGACGTGCTGAACCTCTCCTTCGAGGTGGGCGGGCAGAGCTACACGGGCGTGGCCAGCGTGCTGCGCGTGGCGGGGGACATCACCCTCAGCGTGCCACGCACCCTGGGCATGCAGAACCGGCGCGGGCTGCAGCGCTTCCGCCCGGGGAGCGAGCACCGCTTCCTGGCGTCCTTCAAGGCCCCGTTCAGCGGCAAGACGCTCACCCGCTCGGTGCTGGACTTGAGCGCGGGCGGCTTCTCCTTCTCCTTCGACGCCTCCTGTGAGGTGCTGCCCGCCGGCTCGCAGCTGGACATCTCCATGCTGCTGCCCGACGGCAGCGAGGCGGCCTGCCGCGCCGAGGTCCGCTCCGTGGAGGGCATGGGCGCCGAGGGCGGGCTGGAGAGCGTGCTGCGCCCGTACCGTTGCGGCGTCCGGTTCCTGGAGGTCCCCCCGGCCGTCCAGCACGCGGTCCGCTCGGCCTTCGTCTCCGCCCGCAGCGAGCATGTGGTGGACGGCGGCCGGTACCCCTTCCGGGACATCTGGAAGATGATGGAGCAGGCCCACTACAACTTCCATCCCGACTACCCCTTCGGCGGCGAGGCCGGGTGGATGGACGCGCTGGAGGACACCCACCACAAGCTGTGCGCGTCGGGGGAGCTGGGCAGCTCGCTCGTCTATGGAGACCGGGATGGGGTGCAGGGCCATGTCGCGGGCCTGCGCATCCACTCGCGCACCTGGCTGGTGCAGCACCTGGCCGTGCGCCCGGGCTTCCACCGGCAGGACCAGATTGCCCACGAGCTGTCCGCCCTGGCCATTGAAATGGGCGAGGTGCACGAGGACATCGACTTCATCCGCTTCTCCTGGCGCGAGGACAACCGGTGGCCCAGCCGGCTGGGCACGTGGCTCCTGCGCGTCATGGACAGCCATGGGCTGAGCTGGCTGCGGCACTTCCACTACATGCGGCTGGAGCTGGCGGACGCGCCGGCGGTGCCCGGGGGGCTGCCCCCGGTGCGCGAGGCCACGGACGGCGACTGCGAGCGGCTGGAGTCCTTCCTGCGCGAGCGCGGGGACGTGGTGCGCGTGCTCGCCGAGGACCTGCAGGCGAGCCAGCTGCGGCTGGAAGCGCTCTCCGCGCGCTACGCGGCCCACGGCCTCCACCGCAAGCGCTACGTGTACACCGTGGACGGGGAGGGGACGTCCGGGCCGCTGGCCATGGCGCTCCAGGAGGAGGGCAGCCCCGGCATCAACCTCATCGAGAAGACCAACTCCTTCTCGTACGTGGTGCTGCAGCCCGACCACCCCGGGGCGGACGCGGCCGTGCGCGCCCTCATCCAGCGGTGCGTGGAGCATGGCCGTGCCCTGGGGCGCTCCGCCGCGGTGGCCATCGCCGCCGACGAGGACGTCGCCGCGCTGGAGGCCGCCGGCTTCCGCTCGCTCGGCCGTTTCTCCGAGTGGTTCTTCCACCGCTCCATGGTGCGCCGCTGGGTGGAGCTGTTCCGCTCCATCTTCGAGCGCGTCCAGCGCGTGGGCGCGGAGCGGGCGCGCGGGCACCGGATGCGGGGGGCGGCTTGA
- the nadA gene encoding quinolinate synthase NadA, which produces MGAEVDYAKEIQELKRSMNAVILAHYYQESEVQDLADFVGDSLALAQAAATTKADVIVFCGVHFMAETAKILNPTRQVLLPDLKAGCSLSDRCPPAAFKAFKEKHPGAFVVSYVNSSAAVKAMSDVICTSSNAVKIVNQVPKDRQILFAPDQHLGRYVMKQTGRDMVLWPGSCIVHEIFSEKKLVQLKVEHADAEVVAHPECEAPVLRHADFIGSTKGILDYVLKSPKEKFIVVTEAGILHQMKKGAPHKTFIPAPPDNGCACNECPYMRLNTLEKLWRCMKERTPELVMPTDLREAARAPLQRMLEWSA; this is translated from the coding sequence ATGGGCGCCGAGGTCGACTACGCGAAGGAAATCCAGGAGCTCAAGCGCTCCATGAACGCGGTCATCCTGGCGCATTACTACCAGGAGAGTGAGGTCCAGGACCTGGCCGACTTCGTGGGGGACAGCCTCGCGCTGGCGCAGGCGGCCGCGACGACGAAGGCGGACGTCATCGTCTTCTGCGGCGTGCACTTCATGGCGGAGACGGCGAAAATCCTGAACCCCACGCGGCAGGTGCTGCTGCCGGACCTGAAGGCCGGCTGCTCGCTGTCCGACCGGTGCCCGCCCGCGGCCTTCAAGGCCTTCAAGGAGAAGCACCCGGGCGCCTTCGTGGTGAGCTACGTCAACAGCTCCGCCGCGGTGAAGGCGATGAGCGACGTCATCTGCACGTCCTCCAACGCGGTCAAAATCGTGAACCAGGTGCCGAAGGACCGGCAAATCCTCTTCGCGCCGGACCAGCACCTGGGGCGCTACGTGATGAAGCAGACCGGTCGCGACATGGTGCTGTGGCCGGGCAGCTGCATCGTCCACGAAATCTTCAGCGAGAAGAAGCTGGTGCAGCTGAAGGTGGAGCACGCGGACGCGGAGGTGGTGGCGCATCCGGAGTGCGAGGCGCCGGTGCTGCGGCACGCGGACTTCATCGGCTCCACGAAGGGCATCCTCGACTACGTGCTGAAGAGCCCGAAGGAGAAGTTCATCGTGGTGACGGAGGCGGGCATCCTCCACCAGATGAAGAAGGGCGCGCCGCACAAGACGTTCATCCCCGCACCGCCGGACAATGGCTGCGCGTGCAACGAGTGCCCCTACATGCGGCTGAACACGCTGGAGAAGCTGTGGCGCTGCATGAAGGAGCGGACGCCGGAGCTGGTGATGCCCACGGACCTGCGCGAGGCGGCCCGGGCGCCGCTGCAGCGGATGCTGGAGTGGTCGGCATAG
- a CDS encoding class I SAM-dependent methyltransferase: protein MRRALVSLLRCPRCRRGGLQPEADAAVLLFGPLRCAACRATYPVAEGVADLVVEHSAAGTVQRGLEQRWVARSYERYVRPVLERALTRQSWDVDSEYVLYRNLLGRPEAPVLDVGCGTGLLARRLAREPDFPLVAGMDVSRAMLEEGVAQAREAGATVDFLRAEAPHLPFQDGALGAVLMAGALHFVADLGRMMLEVSRVLRPGGRWVASTYQPPGAPTALLHRRLGLHPRGEALLRAEATAAGLVRFERVSLPPLLVVKAEKGSAEALR from the coding sequence ATGCGGCGCGCGCTCGTCTCCCTCCTACGGTGTCCCCGGTGCCGGCGTGGCGGCCTCCAGCCGGAGGCGGACGCCGCGGTGCTGCTCTTCGGCCCGCTGCGCTGCGCCGCGTGCCGCGCGACGTACCCGGTGGCGGAAGGCGTGGCGGACCTCGTGGTGGAGCACTCCGCGGCGGGCACCGTGCAGCGCGGCCTGGAGCAGCGCTGGGTGGCCCGCTCCTACGAGCGCTACGTGCGCCCCGTGCTGGAGCGCGCCCTCACCCGCCAGTCCTGGGACGTGGACAGCGAGTACGTCCTCTACCGCAACCTGCTGGGCCGCCCGGAGGCGCCGGTGCTGGACGTGGGCTGCGGCACGGGCCTGCTGGCGCGGCGGCTGGCGCGCGAGCCGGACTTCCCCCTGGTGGCGGGAATGGACGTGTCGCGCGCCATGCTGGAGGAGGGCGTGGCCCAGGCGCGCGAGGCCGGCGCCACGGTAGACTTCCTCCGCGCGGAAGCGCCCCACCTGCCCTTCCAGGACGGCGCGCTCGGGGCGGTGCTGATGGCCGGCGCGCTGCACTTCGTGGCGGACCTGGGCCGGATGATGCTGGAGGTGTCGCGGGTGCTGCGCCCCGGCGGCCGCTGGGTGGCCAGCACCTACCAGCCCCCGGGCGCGCCCACGGCGCTCCTGCACAGGCGGCTGGGGCTGCACCCGCGCGGCGAGGCGCTGCTGCGCGCGGAGGCAACGGCGGCGGGACTGGTGCGCTTCGAGCGCGTGTCGCTGCCGCCGCTCCTGGTGGTGAAGGCGGAGAAGGGCTCCGCCGAGGCACTCAGATGA
- a CDS encoding metallothionein, with translation MMRIATLVAAGLMAGGLLLAPVRAHACEAHARAAAEAKTTEAATAGAKKAEAATADAKKADATPDANEAGAVDSTPKASPARGEVERPLDALDSLVAGKCNCGSKADCTCKKGSCSCSKCQKSRHQVMDALRGRPAELKLQEARYDASAGIFI, from the coding sequence ATGATGCGCATCGCGACGCTGGTGGCCGCGGGGCTGATGGCCGGAGGGCTGCTGCTCGCGCCGGTCCGCGCGCACGCCTGCGAGGCCCACGCACGGGCCGCCGCCGAGGCGAAGACGACCGAGGCCGCAACGGCCGGCGCGAAGAAGGCCGAGGCTGCAACGGCCGACGCGAAGAAGGCGGACGCCACGCCCGACGCGAACGAGGCCGGCGCGGTGGACTCGACTCCGAAGGCGTCGCCCGCGCGCGGCGAAGTCGAGCGCCCGCTGGACGCGCTGGACTCGCTCGTCGCCGGCAAGTGCAACTGCGGCAGCAAGGCGGACTGCACCTGCAAGAAGGGCTCGTGCAGCTGCTCCAAGTGCCAGAAGTCCCGGCACCAGGTGATGGACGCGCTGCGCGGCCGTCCCGCCGAATTGAAGCTCCAGGAGGCCCGCTACGACGCCTCCGCCGGCATCTTCATCTGA
- a CDS encoding serine/threonine protein kinase has translation MSSPQTAIPFGNYLLIKRLAVGGMAELFLAQRPPSPELVVLKRILPYLSEEPEFVQMFLDEARIAAQLHHPNIVQVHELGKEGDNIFIAMEYVEGVDLRRAVAEEAKFGATVPFGVAARICAQVAAGLDYAHHSRGVDGRPLELIHRDVSPQNVMIGYDGRVKLVDFGIAKAGAFMERSKPGVIKGKFLYLAPEQVAQERLDHRADIFALGTMLYEITTGRQPFSKPTTEGILYAIRYEDPPAPHLLRNDCPEALSRIIMRCLTKDRGQRYQRASAVRTDLETFLESGSLRQSQDVSEYIARLMGAEEERTILHIPVARGAGRRDATVPLPATRPPVPEPSERPSVLESTAPTLSSTTPSSEPPALATPGLTARPAPRRASAEALPVPSYADEPEPATLMARPRDLPTGRRAPRDEDDGDADISTAINTTPTGYQLAAEVAAELDVEDAEEAEYTIPQRGRLMRDERPRQPSAPPVPARRPAEPPPPPRHITEPPRSRRVSPPPAPQTPPPRRTPRPDEEASQSASVTSPAAPRRPSIVDEEASQSVSITPATVNQRPVSRPGLPPLPRIGAAPDEEDDYFPTDSGLSTVEHTDPTPTLRPDPDDDESTVGYENDAGDSEVGDLYGATNATPARRRFPVALLVAIGGTVLVALGAGVVWALRAPSVAAPQQDLSASALQQPPPTAAPQPTAAPPATATEPPPAVDSPAPNGDATGVKPPVADADAGTDSAAPTSGDVAKPEEPTATTEADAGTQAPALVDVRFEAPARTILKQEGGERLPVNKVVQLAPGPIRVRYACPGRRAPKGTKPYLVEPASEGALVLQIPCKSRR, from the coding sequence GTGAGCTCGCCCCAGACGGCCATTCCGTTCGGTAACTACCTGCTGATCAAGCGGCTCGCCGTGGGCGGCATGGCCGAGCTGTTCCTGGCGCAGCGGCCTCCGTCGCCGGAGCTGGTGGTGCTGAAGCGGATCCTCCCGTACCTCTCGGAGGAGCCGGAGTTCGTCCAGATGTTCCTGGACGAGGCGCGCATCGCCGCGCAGCTCCACCACCCCAACATCGTGCAGGTGCACGAGCTGGGGAAGGAGGGGGACAACATCTTCATCGCCATGGAGTACGTGGAGGGCGTGGACCTGCGGCGCGCCGTCGCCGAGGAGGCGAAGTTCGGCGCCACGGTGCCCTTCGGCGTGGCGGCGCGCATCTGCGCGCAGGTGGCCGCGGGCCTGGACTACGCGCACCACAGCCGGGGCGTGGACGGGCGCCCGCTGGAGCTCATCCACCGCGACGTCAGCCCGCAGAACGTGATGATTGGCTACGACGGGCGCGTGAAGCTCGTCGACTTCGGCATCGCCAAGGCCGGCGCCTTCATGGAGCGCAGCAAGCCGGGCGTCATCAAGGGCAAGTTCCTCTACCTGGCGCCGGAGCAGGTGGCGCAGGAGCGGCTGGACCACCGCGCGGACATCTTCGCGCTGGGCACCATGCTGTACGAAATCACCACCGGCCGGCAGCCGTTCTCCAAGCCCACCACCGAGGGCATCCTCTACGCCATCCGCTACGAGGACCCGCCGGCGCCGCACCTGCTGCGCAACGACTGCCCGGAGGCGCTGTCGCGCATCATCATGCGCTGCCTCACCAAGGACCGGGGGCAGCGCTACCAGCGCGCCTCGGCGGTGCGCACGGACCTGGAGACCTTCCTCGAATCGGGCTCCCTGCGGCAGAGCCAGGACGTGTCGGAGTACATCGCCCGGCTGATGGGCGCCGAGGAGGAGCGCACCATCCTCCACATCCCCGTGGCGCGTGGCGCCGGGCGCCGCGACGCCACCGTGCCGCTGCCGGCCACGCGGCCGCCGGTGCCCGAGCCGTCCGAGCGCCCCTCCGTCCTGGAGAGCACCGCGCCCACGCTGTCCTCCACCACGCCCTCCTCGGAGCCGCCCGCGCTCGCCACGCCCGGCCTCACCGCCCGGCCCGCGCCGCGCCGCGCCTCGGCGGAGGCCCTGCCGGTGCCCTCGTACGCGGACGAGCCGGAGCCCGCGACGCTGATGGCGCGCCCGCGGGACTTGCCCACCGGCCGCCGCGCCCCGAGGGACGAGGACGACGGCGACGCGGACATCTCCACCGCCATCAACACCACGCCCACCGGCTACCAGCTCGCGGCCGAGGTGGCGGCGGAGCTGGACGTCGAGGACGCCGAGGAAGCCGAGTACACCATTCCGCAGCGCGGCCGCCTCATGCGTGACGAGCGCCCGCGCCAGCCCTCCGCGCCGCCCGTGCCCGCGCGCCGTCCCGCCGAGCCCCCGCCGCCGCCGCGCCACATCACGGAGCCGCCGCGCTCGCGCCGTGTCTCGCCGCCGCCCGCGCCGCAGACGCCGCCGCCCCGCCGCACGCCCCGCCCGGACGAGGAGGCGTCGCAGTCCGCGTCCGTCACTTCGCCCGCGGCGCCGCGCCGTCCCTCCATCGTGGACGAGGAGGCGTCGCAGTCCGTCTCCATCACCCCGGCCACGGTGAACCAGCGGCCCGTGTCCCGCCCCGGCCTGCCTCCCCTGCCTCGGATTGGCGCGGCGCCGGACGAGGAGGACGACTACTTCCCCACCGACTCGGGCCTGTCCACGGTGGAGCACACGGACCCCACGCCCACGCTGCGTCCCGACCCGGACGATGACGAGTCCACCGTCGGCTACGAGAACGACGCGGGCGACTCCGAAGTGGGAGACCTGTACGGGGCCACGAACGCCACCCCGGCCCGGCGCCGCTTCCCGGTGGCGCTGCTGGTGGCCATCGGCGGCACGGTGCTGGTCGCCCTCGGCGCCGGCGTCGTCTGGGCCCTGCGCGCGCCCTCGGTGGCGGCGCCCCAGCAGGACCTCTCCGCCAGCGCCCTGCAACAGCCGCCGCCGACCGCGGCGCCCCAGCCCACCGCCGCGCCTCCGGCCACGGCCACGGAACCTCCGCCGGCCGTGGACTCCCCCGCGCCCAACGGCGACGCGACGGGCGTGAAGCCTCCGGTGGCGGACGCGGACGCCGGCACCGACAGCGCCGCGCCCACTTCTGGCGACGTGGCGAAGCCGGAGGAGCCCACCGCGACCACCGAGGCGGACGCCGGGACTCAAGCGCCCGCGCTGGTGGACGTCCGCTTCGAGGCGCCGGCGCGCACCATCCTGAAGCAGGAGGGCGGAGAGCGGCTGCCCGTCAACAAGGTCGTCCAACTCGCCCCCGGCCCCATCCGCGTGCGCTACGCCTGCCCCGGACGTCGGGCACCCAAGGGTACAAAGCCCTACCTCGTAGAGCCGGCGAGCGAGGGAGCGTTGGTCCTTCAAATTCCGTGCAAGAGCCGCCGCTAG
- a CDS encoding glycerophosphodiester phosphodiesterase, producing the protein MSPPLPAFLQGLKPTLHISHRGGAALAPENTLDAFRMAVERYRTDMLELDVHLTRDGEVVVAHDATLERCTDGTGPLAALTLAELRRLDAGFHFSPDEGRTFSFRGRGARIPTLREVLRAFPSLRLNVELKPDVPGIEEAFAQLLKEEGALERVCMGSEQDSVGERLAARLPDACHFYPRDALAAFVIALRAGEAPPEDSRFTVLDMPLYFGDIRLVDPDFLRACAARGKWVNVWTVDDAAEMDRLLQEGVGGIMTDRPDLLRQRMDASTKPG; encoded by the coding sequence ATGTCCCCTCCCCTTCCCGCCTTCCTCCAGGGCCTGAAGCCCACGCTGCACATCTCCCACCGGGGTGGCGCGGCGCTGGCTCCGGAGAACACGCTGGACGCGTTCCGCATGGCGGTGGAGCGCTACCGCACGGACATGCTGGAGCTGGACGTGCACCTCACGCGCGACGGCGAGGTGGTGGTGGCCCACGACGCCACGCTGGAGCGCTGCACCGACGGCACCGGGCCGCTGGCCGCGCTGACGCTCGCGGAGCTGCGGCGGCTGGACGCGGGCTTCCACTTCAGCCCGGACGAGGGCCGCACCTTCTCCTTCCGCGGCCGGGGCGCGCGCATCCCCACGCTGCGCGAGGTGCTGCGCGCCTTTCCCTCCCTGCGCCTCAACGTGGAGCTCAAGCCGGACGTGCCCGGCATCGAAGAGGCCTTCGCGCAGCTCCTGAAGGAGGAAGGCGCCCTGGAGCGCGTCTGCATGGGCAGCGAGCAGGACAGCGTGGGAGAGCGGCTCGCCGCGCGGCTGCCGGACGCCTGCCACTTCTACCCGCGCGACGCGCTGGCCGCCTTCGTCATCGCCCTTCGCGCCGGGGAGGCGCCGCCGGAAGACTCGCGCTTCACCGTCCTCGACATGCCCCTGTACTTCGGGGACATCCGGCTGGTGGACCCGGACTTCCTGCGCGCGTGCGCGGCCCGGGGCAAGTGGGTCAACGTCTGGACGGTGGATGACGCGGCGGAGATGGACAGGCTGCTACAGGAAGGGGTCGGCGGCATCATGACCGACCGGCCAGACCTGCTGAGGCAGCGAATGGACGCCTCCACGAAGCCGGGTTAA
- a CDS encoding deoxynucleoside kinase — MPRTTSRQRPSTPPAAPAGDETASAPRSRNTLRVKVPKARRFVALAGNIGAGKTTAAKLISQSFGYQLFDEPVIDNRFLRDYYADMSRWSFTLQLEFLIRRVEHHELIHSYKRSCVQDRTLYEDPEIFAKYLHGLGHMTNAELDLYYEYFQRLSRHIIQPDKVICFEVGSVDVLLQRIRTRGREEEKGIRHQFLRGLNGYYASFPLVLQEKYGVDCLIMDVSTQDIRRGRGREEFLDRVSTFLS; from the coding sequence ATGCCCCGCACCACCTCGCGCCAGCGCCCGTCCACCCCACCGGCCGCACCCGCCGGGGACGAAACAGCGTCCGCTCCCCGCTCCCGCAACACCCTGCGGGTGAAGGTGCCCAAGGCGCGGCGCTTCGTGGCGCTCGCGGGCAACATCGGCGCGGGCAAGACGACGGCCGCCAAGCTCATCAGCCAGAGCTTCGGCTACCAGCTCTTCGACGAGCCCGTCATCGACAACCGCTTCCTGCGTGACTACTACGCGGACATGTCGCGCTGGTCCTTCACGCTCCAGCTCGAGTTCCTCATCCGCCGCGTGGAGCACCACGAGCTCATCCACTCGTACAAGCGCAGCTGCGTGCAGGACCGCACGCTGTACGAGGACCCGGAAATCTTCGCCAAGTACCTCCACGGCCTGGGGCACATGACGAACGCGGAGCTGGACCTGTACTACGAGTACTTCCAGCGCCTGTCGCGCCACATCATCCAGCCCGACAAGGTCATCTGCTTCGAGGTGGGCAGCGTGGACGTGCTCCTCCAGCGCATCCGCACGCGCGGCCGCGAGGAGGAGAAGGGCATCCGCCACCAGTTCCTGCGCGGCCTCAACGGCTACTACGCGAGCTTCCCCCTGGTGCTGCAGGAGAAGTACGGCGTGGACTGTCTCATCATGGACGTGTCCACCCAGGACATCCGCCGTGGACGCGGCCGCGAGGAGTTCCTCGACCGCGTGTCCACCTTCCTCTCCTGA
- a CDS encoding acyl-CoA thioesterase, whose translation MPDMSPKSAKDTEVVMTQLILPPDANNLNAAFGGKVMEWIDICGAVAAQRHCRQVVVTASMDDLHFHAPIKVGWVALLHARVLAAFRTSMEVGVTVHAENPLTGERFLTTSALLTFVAIDKDGGRVPVPPLHVESEAEREAFREAESRRAQRLARQKENQNWLKVMRPLAGA comes from the coding sequence ATGCCTGACATGAGCCCGAAGAGTGCGAAGGACACGGAGGTGGTGATGACCCAGCTCATCCTGCCTCCGGACGCCAACAACCTGAACGCCGCCTTCGGTGGCAAGGTGATGGAGTGGATCGACATCTGCGGCGCGGTGGCGGCGCAGCGCCACTGCCGGCAGGTGGTCGTCACCGCCTCCATGGATGACCTGCACTTCCACGCGCCCATCAAGGTGGGCTGGGTGGCGCTGCTGCACGCGCGGGTGCTGGCGGCCTTCCGCACGTCCATGGAGGTGGGCGTCACGGTGCACGCGGAGAACCCGCTCACCGGAGAGCGCTTCCTCACCACCAGCGCGCTGCTCACCTTCGTGGCCATCGACAAGGACGGGGGCCGCGTGCCGGTGCCGCCGCTCCACGTCGAATCCGAGGCCGAGCGCGAGGCCTTCCGCGAGGCCGAGTCGCGCCGCGCCCAGCGCCTCGCGCGCCAGAAGGAGAACCAGAACTGGCTGAAGGTGATGCGTCCCCTCGCCGGGGCCTGA